A stretch of the Nematostella vectensis chromosome 1, jaNemVect1.1, whole genome shotgun sequence genome encodes the following:
- the LOC5519066 gene encoding receptor-type tyrosine-protein phosphatase S isoform X2 — MPIATSHDRLVKMAVQTLSFYFRVAFAILLLQTITVLSVCAEAGCSSQAVGISDSHVIPDNRFSATTIYDSRYHPYYARLNGSPGWDRKSSDTSGYLQIDLNAVFMVCAVATQGASYGTEWVKSYKVQFSIDNQAWSTYRETAGTDKVFNGNTDGTTVVKNTLAVPTMARFIRFVPLSHNRDPTMRVEVYGTKPDVCKSSLGLMDDVIPDSAMSASSGSPSAARLYGNSSWCSTSSTVSEYLQVDLGGVRTVSGVATQGCPRENKWVKTYNLQYSGDETRWLTYDAATSNDFSFTGNVNKNLAMINWLSHPIRARYVRIKPLTWNSAICLRADLFGDIECSCENLALGLGDNRVPSASISASSNNANAVRARLNSTSGAWCAGSGDVSPYLQVDLGSSHMICAVATQGDPSADQWVPTYWIDYSDDGANWTSYRENNTTRKFNGNYDRNSIVRQVLYQAPAARYVRVVPISETGSKCLRLELYGHRLGSDCQSRAVGLQSTNMIPDHRFTSNSWYSSAYYPWYARLQTSKAWAPKAADRDNTYLQVDLGGLWCVCSVASQGTAYSDSEWTKQYAIAHSVNNISWTPYNESGVQRVFTGNVDKSNVVVRLLAHPPLARFIRFVPRARNSYPTTRLDYRGLQSACASSLGVERGYILDSQMTSSSNDGAYTASAGRLYGGSSWCSSTSANNEYLQVDLGGVKTVTGVATQGSRTQSKWVTRYVIKYSFTGTEWSDVKDGGSIPRIFDGNEDHKTGRVNWFEVPIAAQFIRVHPQAVNSGNACMRIDFYGCTFVFLPGFKSQREITLQASNGTRVSVPCPINGQPQPVDFKWYKNDTFMAGDTSSSITVTYRSAADVKHSYKCVHPDPNHRPVKCVQSYACSARYPLTLPSAGTARRAEIKVSVQLNVLAAPVVDVTRNKRSLTLQLTSSADDSTGPLTGYTVKNRTSGAWTTREIGSSSQYELTGLVPYTSYTVQARGKSVVGLGLWSAAGSYTTLMADPDGKLIISQSTAATSSTAIQIQWTLSSDYRLNGQFKEYIVLYEYMASNGSNIIKSEKVTNINTQDLSLSPLKKFTNYTLTLRSSNTQYTGATSDARIVQTWEDAPDCPPSSSNFKAMTSTSIRVTWSTLPETCTNGIVRKYVISYHKDGGSNETTEVPTTSFEINNLAKYTKYTIKVRGYTVKEGPWSTPGVARTKPDVPEGIPTISTIAPGSSTSVNLTWTFTATDKIYGEFQGFNITYKEEGGGTLYKTTNHTTRSCIITGLKKFTYYEVSVSVRNHVFNGPFSTTRRVRTDEDVPSAPPLGVNHTEINSTTFNISWNPIPKDQSNGIITSYDLELSSGQARRRRRSLTESLNSTLTYIVLHNLESCTIYHLRVRARTRKGPGPYSPQYTLQTSPPGTPTDLKATDETKTSVLLRWRPPNFIGSIRYTVMYKGFKPYWPEWNGHFGKVTTSSQSVTPKNLIPGTKYIFNITSSTKCGDSKTLNFKVVTTKVANPVAPVVPLGRISRDTNVTLWKADEVNGPIDSYQVMVLKEKPDNVNLTEIQAEELCKEDEEKNKKRNYYIAAEVEALSMNQTIIIGDGRIYKGRRQKYKNKALDEGSKNKVYIRAMTYLNEEVEPLCGVVALAGVIEIPVASSKNLASTTSSPVGAIAGGVVALLILAAFVAAVVLFIRRRNDNSPMRKPAMQMESFNEGQAESNADIADEGISNQQEAAEAANTERIYDNAVDDLSKPIPIALFPEYVAKMQANGGIRLETEYKKFDNGQQFPWEAARKPANKNKNRYANIVAYDHSRVVLERVNGDEDSDYINASFIHGYDGTPRSFIASQGPLPPAFEGFWRMVWEQNSQSIVMLTNLVELGKTKCHKYWPDKTETYGGVTVTLHQSEIFADYEIRTFILSKAKRSGSRMVRQFHFTVWPDKGVPQYATAVLAFRRKVRALNPRDAGPVIVHCSAGVGRTGAYIVIDAMLEQAKKSRTVDIRNYLIALRKDRPHMVQTKEQYSFIHSAVLEALTCGNTEIQSENYNQAMQKLASVNRKFQMTGYALEFQRLNSVTSREIPAEEKSVGEKPQNLHKNRFSDIIALNSCRVMLHKEHADEESDYINAVFLHAHRERNAFIATQHPLQHTIEDFWRMVTDYDIGTIVMLNNLHEHDQEYPQYLPVEGATKYGHIRVSLLSKQEKGDVISTKLKVTRNKKTHEVRHLHHVSWPDKCIPEVARSVLDLLDEVQASQQQCGNAPVLVQCSNGVGRSGTFCAISSVIERLKTEQVIDVFQVIKRIRANRPGAVESLTQYVFCYQIIQKYLDSFSDYANFSDC, encoded by the exons TGTGCAAGTCGTCGCTTGGTCTGATGGATGACGTCATTCCGGACTCAGCAATGTCGGCGTCATCGGGTTCACCGTCCGCTGCCCGCCTATACGGCAACTCATCATGGTGTAGTACGTCATCTACCGTGTCTGAGTATCTTCAGGTTGACCTGGGAGGGGTGAGAACGGTCTCAGGAGTAGCCACACAGGGGTGCCCTAGGGAGAACAAGTGGGTAAAGACTTATAACCTTCAGTACAGTGGTGATGAGACACGATGGCTGACTTATGATGCCGCCACCAGCAATGACTTC AGCTTCACGGGTAACGTCAACAAGAATCTTGCGATGATCAACTGGCTCAGTCatccaatcagagcgcgctaCGTCAGAATCAAGCCGCTGACCTGGAATAGCGCAATCTGCTTAAGAGCAGACCTGTTTGGAGACATCGAATGCT CGTGCGAGAATCTGGCTCTAGGACTCGGTGACAATCGCGTACCTAGCGCAAGTATCTCCGCCTCATCAAACAATGCAAATGCCGTACGCGCAAGACTGAACTCTACAAGCGGTGCATGGTGTGCGGGCTCAGGTGACGTCTCGCCATACCTGCAGGTGGATCTTGGATCAAGTCACATGATCTGCGCCGTAGCTACACAAGGAGATCCGTCCGCTGACCAGTGGGTACCGACTTATTGGATTGATTACTCGGATGATGGAGCAAACTGGACAAGTTATAGAGAAAATAACACCACTAGG AAGTTTAACGGTAATTACGACAGAAACTCAATCGTGCGTCAAGTACTGTACCAAGCCCCCGCCGCCAGATACGTCCGCGTGGTGCCAATTTCGGAGACTGGGTCAAAGTGTCTACGGTTGGAGCTGTACGGTCACCGACTGGGATCAG ATTGTCAGTCTCGCGCAGTCGGCCTTCAGAGCACAAATATGATTCCTGATCATCGCTTCACCAGCAATTCATGGTATAGTAGCGCCTACTATCCCTGGTACGCAAGACTACAAACATCAAAGGCTTGGGCACCAAAAGCTGCCGATAGAGACAATACATATCTCCAAGTTGACCTGGGAGGTCTGTGGTGCGTGTGCTCTGTGGCCTCTCAAGGGACGGCCTACAGCGACTCGGAGTGGACCAAGCAGTACGCTATCGCGCATTCTGTCAATAATATCAGTTGGACGCCATACAATGAGTCTGGTGTACAGAGG GTGTTTACTGGAAATGTTGACAAATCAAATGTAGTGGTGAGACTGCTCGCTCATCCGCCACTGGCCAGATTCATTCGGTTTGTTCCAAGGGCACGCAACAGCTACCCAACAACAAGACTGGATTACCGCGGATTACAGTCAG CTTGTGCATCATCACTCGGAGTGGAGCGTGGCTACATCCTTGACtcacagatgacgtcatcaagcaATGATGGCGCGTACACGGCATCCGCTGGCCGCCTGTACGGCGGCTCATCTTGGTGCAGTTCCACATCAGCCAACAATGAGTATCTTCAGGTTGATCTTGGAGGAGTAAAGACGGTCACAGGAGTGGCCACACAGGGTTCCCGCACTCAAAGCAAGTGGGTCACGCGATACGTTATCAAGTACAGCTTCACTGGAACCGAGTGGAGCGACGTCAAGGATGGCGGGTCTATACCAAGG ATATTTGACGGCAACGAGGATCACAaaacagggcgtgttaactggTTTGAAGTCCCCATCGCTGCACAATTCATCAGGGTTCACCCTCAGGCAGTGAATAGCGGCAACGCCTGCATGAGAATAGACTTTTATGGCTGCACTTTTG TATTTTTGCCTGGTTTTAAATCTCAAAGAGAAATCACTCTCCAGGCATCAAACGGTACACGCGTGTCTGTACCCTGTCCGATAAACGGACAACCGCAGCCCGTTGATTTTAAATGGTACAAAAATGATACCTTCATGGCTGGGGATACTTCAAGCAGTATCACCGTAACATACCGCTCAGCAGCTGACGTGAAACACAGCTACAAATGTGTGCATCCAGACCCGAACCACCGACCTGTAAAGTGTGTCCAGTCGTACGCATGCTCTGCAAGGTATCCGCTGACTCTACCAAGTGCAGGCACAGCCAGACGTGCAGAGATAAAAGTCTCTGTCCAGCTAA ATGTTTTGGCAGCACCAGTAGTAGATGTAACAAGGAATAAGCGCTCACTTACACTGCAGCTGACGTCATCAGCAGACGACTCGACAGGACCGCTGACCGGTTATACCGTCAAGAATCGGACGAGTGGAGCATGGACTACACGTGAGATCGGCTCGTCGTCACAATACGAGTTGACTGGTCTTGTGCCGTACACGAGCTACACGGTGCAGGCGAGAGGGAAGAGTGTGGTTGGACTCGGGTTGTGGAGTGCAGCGGGTTCCTACACCACTCTCATGGCAG ATCCAGATGGAAAACTTATAATATCTCAATCGACGGCTGCAACATCCTCCACCGCAATACAGATACAATGGACG CTCTCCTCTGACTACCGACTTAACGGGCAATTTAAGGAATACATAGTACTGTACGAGTACATGGCTAGCAATGGAAGTAATATtataaaatcagaaaaagtgaCAAACATCAACACGCAAGACCTTTCCTTGAGCCCGCTCAAAAAATTTACCAATTACACCCTTACCCTTCGCTCAAGTAACACTCAGTACACCGGAGCTACAAGTGACGCGcgcattgtacagacctgggaggacg CTCCTGACTGCCCCCCTTCATCTTCAAACTTCAAGGCGATGACGTCAACGTCCATCCGTGTCACGTGGTCAACTCTTCCCGAGACTTGTACGAACGGGATAGTCCGTAAATACGTCATATCGTATCACAAAGACGGCGGTAGCAACGAAACGACGGAGGTTCCAACAACGAGCTTCGAAATCAACAATCTTGCAAAGTATACCAAGTACACGATCAAAGTACGCGGATATACAGTCAAGGAGGGTCCGTGGAGCACTCCAGGTGTCGCGAGAACCAAACCCGATG TTCCCGAAGGCATCCCAACAATCTCAACGATCGCGCCAGGTTCATCTACATCAGTAAACCTAACATGGACG TTCACAGCGACAGATAAAATATATGGCGAGTTCCAAGGCTTCAATATCACGTACAAGGAAGAGGGAGGCGGTACTTTGTACAAAACGACCAATCACACGACACGAAGCTGCATCATTACAGGACTCAAGAAATTCACTTACTATGAAGTATCGGTGTCAGTGCGTAACCACGTGTTCAATGGCCCGTTCTCTACAACTAGACGAGTGCGGACCGACGAAGATG TTCCGAGTGCACCACCTTTAGGCGTAAATCACACCGAAATCAACTCAACGACATTCAACATCAGTTGGAACCCAATCCCCAAAGATCAGAGCAACGGAATCATCACAAGTTACGATCTGGAACTAAGTTCCGGACAAGCCAGACGGCGCAGGCGGTCCCTTACAGAGTCCCTCAATTCCACCTTGACGTACATCGTACTGCATAACCTGGAAAGTTGCACCATTTACCATCTGCGGGTGCGGGCGAGAACACGAAAAGGACCTGGTCCGTACAGCCCACAATACACGCTACAAACATCCC CTCCAGGGACACCAACAGATTTGAAGGCAACAGACGAGACCAAGACTTCAGTTCTCCTGAGATGGCGACCCCCAAACTTTATAGGGTCTATTAGATACACG GTCATGTACAAAGGTTTCAAGCCTTACTGGCCGGAATGGAATGGACACTTTGGAAAAGTAACTACATCATCCCAGTCTGTCACCCCAAAGAATCTCATCCCTGGGACAAAGTACATTTTCAATATTACTTCTTCCACCAAATGCGGAGATAGCAAAACACTGAATTTTAAAGTAGTGACTACGAAAGTTGCAA ATCCTGTAGCACCAGTGGTTCCTCTTGGGAGAATATCTCGCGATACTAACGTCACATTGTGGAAGGCTGATGAAGTCAACGGTCCAATCGA CTCCTATCAAGTCATGGTTCTGAAAGAGAAACCCGACAACGTGAACCTGACGGAGATTCAAGCAGAAGAACTTTGTAAAGAAGACGAAGAGAAGAATAAGAAAAGGAATTACTACATTGCAGCCGAAGTGGAAGCATTAAGTATGAATCAAACAATCATCATTGGTGACGGTAGGATTTACAAAGGAAGGCGGCAGAAGTACAAGAACAAAGCTCTTGACGAAGGAAGCAAGAACAAGGTCTACATACGAGCGATGACCTACCTGAACGAAGAG GTGGAGCCTTTGTGTGGAGTTGTCGCTTTGGCTGGAGTAATAG AAATCCCGGTCGCCAGCTCGAAAAATCTCGCATCAACCACCTCTTCACCCGTAGGAGCAATAGCTGGAGGGGTGGTTGCGTTACTCATTCTTGCGGCTTTCGTCGCCGCTGTAGTCCTCTTTATCAG GCGACGAAATGATAATTCCCCCATGAGGAAGCCGGCGATGCAAATGGAGTCGTTTAACGAGGGTCAAGCGGAAAGCAATGCCGATATCGCCGATGAAGGAATAAGCAACCAGCAGGAGGCTGCAG AAGCTGCTAATACCGAGCGTATTTATGACAATGCTGTAGACGACTTGTCCAAGCCAATCCCAATCGCACTCTTCCCAGAATACGTCGCGAAGATGCAGGCAAACGGAGGCATTAGATTGGAAACCGAATACAAG AAATTCGACAATGGACAGCAGTTTCCATGGGAAGCCGCCAGGAAACCTGcaaacaagaacaagaaccgTTACGCGAACATTGTTGCCT ATGATCATTCACGCGTGGTACTGGAGCGAGTCAATGGCGACGAGGATTCGGATTACATAAACGCGTCATTTATCCAC GGCTATGATGGAACTCCAAGATCGTTCATCGCCTCACAAG GTCCTCTTCCTCCGGCGTTTGAAGGCTTCTGGCGGATGGTTTGGGAACAGAACTCGCAATCCATCGTAATGCTCACCAACCTCGTCGAGCTAGGCAAG ACTAAGTGCCACAAATACTGGCCAGACAAGACCGAGACATACGGTGGCGTGACAGTCACGCTGCACCAGTCGGAAATATTCGCAGACTATGAAATTCGTACCTTCATCTTGTCTAAG GCGAAACGGAGTGGCAGTCGAATGGTTCGTCAGTTCCACTTTACCGTGTGGCCGGACAAGGGCGTTCCCCAATACGCAACAGCAGTCCTCGCGTTCAGACGAAAAGTGCGCGCGTTGAACCCGCGGGACGCGGGACCTGTCATCGTCCACTGCAG TGCTGGCGTTGGACGCACTGGTGCCTATATTGTCATTGACGCCATGCTGGAACAGGCCAAAAAGAGCCGAACCGTGGATATTCGTAACTACCTCATAGCGCTCAGGAAAGACAGGCCACACATGGTCCAGACAAAG GAGCAGTACTCGTTTATCCACTCTGCTGTGTTAGAAGCCCTGACGTGCGGCAACACAGAGATACAAAGCGAGAACTACAACCAGGCCATGCAGAAACTTGCTTCTGTCAACCGTAAATTCCAGATGACAGGATACGCACTCGAGTTCCAG AGGCTGAACTCCGTTACAAGCCGTGAGATACCGGCGGAAGAGAAAAGCGTTGGTGAGAAACCACAAAATCTGCACAAGAACAGATTCTCTGACATCATAGCAT TGAACAGCTGTAGGGTGATGTTGCATAAGGAGCATGCTGACGAGGAGTCGGACTACATCAACGCAGTATTCCTACAT GCTCATAGGGAGCGCAATGCATTCATCGCTACCCAGCATCCCTTACAGCATACGATTGAGGATTTCTGGCGCATGGTGACGGATTATGACATCGGGACGATTGTCATGCTGAACAACCTACACGAACATGACCAG GAATATCCCCAGTACTTGCCTGTAGAGGGCGCAACCAAATATGGTCACATCCGGGTCAGTTTGCTCAGCAAGCAAGAGAAAGGTGACGTCATCTCTACCAAGCTGAAAGTGACGCGTAATAAG AAGACTCACGAGGTTCGTCACTTGCATCACGTGTCGTGGCCAGACAAGTGCATCCCTGAGGTTGCCCGCAGCGTTCTGGATCTTTTAGACGAGGTTCAGGCGTCACAGCAGCAGTGCGGCAACGCGCCAGTATTGGTCCAATGCAG TAACGGTGTTGGTAGGAGTGGCACGTTTTGTGCGATCTCATCAGTTATTGAGCGTTTGAAGACAGAGCAAGTTATTGACGTTTTCCAAGTCATCAAACGCATTCGTGCCAATCGACCAGGCGCGGTGGAGAGCCTG